A part of Paenarthrobacter sp. A20 genomic DNA contains:
- a CDS encoding 3'-5' exoribonuclease domain-containing protein, producing the protein MRYFYDTEFHEDGTTIDLISIGIVAEDGREYYAVNLDADWERIKKHSWLMENVASQLPDLSRPEWKTKSRIADDVAAFLLHDGKPELWADYCAYDHVVLAQLFGTMMNLPSGIPMFTHDLRSFLDWFPPRAPLPAQESGQHDALADARHVKLTFEALTRA; encoded by the coding sequence GTGCGCTATTTCTACGACACCGAGTTCCACGAAGACGGAACCACCATCGACCTGATCAGCATCGGCATTGTGGCTGAGGACGGCCGCGAGTACTACGCCGTCAACCTTGACGCCGACTGGGAACGCATCAAGAAGCACAGTTGGCTCATGGAGAACGTAGCGTCCCAGCTTCCGGACCTCTCCCGGCCGGAGTGGAAGACGAAGAGCCGCATAGCGGACGACGTGGCCGCATTCCTTCTGCATGACGGCAAGCCTGAACTCTGGGCCGACTACTGCGCGTACGACCATGTGGTCCTGGCTCAACTGTTCGGCACCATGATGAACCTTCCCAGCGGCATCCCAATGTTCACCCACGACTTGCGATCATTCCTTGACTGGTTCCCACCCCGGGCTCCGCTTCCCGCTCAGGAGAGCGGGCAGCATGACGCCTTAGCGGATGCTCGGCACGTCAAACTCACGTTCGAGGCGCTCACCCGCGCCTGA
- a CDS encoding phage portal protein, producing MALPANGTAWPPKEISHIFTDFNKWSAWYSNDPSNLGQAYEKGQASPSRRGIVNRFIDWFWTPRSGDGDAGMTKLHVPIASDLCQVSADLLFSEPPTFTVEDGKGKNKAAQDRMDLIAGDELYLTLVAGAEVAAALSGVYLRATWDQSLFQHVFITKVDADGAVPTFRYGKLVEVTFWRVVASDGAKVTRHLEHHSVNSFGIGVIEHALYEGRADEIGWRVPLSDHESTKHLDPLVDANSQISTLTAGLAVAYWANITPNRRWRLDPHGVNLGRSDLDGIESLMDALDRAYSSLMRDLELGKGRLMVPQNMLTDLGPGQGAAFNPDTAIFTGLKAAPGTAADQKMSIEQVQFKIRVEEHLSTVAALFAEIIRAAGYSSQTFGEKDESGGDKTATEVTAKERRSYLTRDRKIRSARPALEAILSKALAMDAVIFNTGAAPVPVTVQFADAVQESLESLARTAQMLKAAEAASRRTLVQLVHPDWDEEQVDAEVARIVAEQPVIADPFAHPEDEDDDGTDPAAAGEPALNG from the coding sequence TTGGCACTGCCAGCAAACGGCACAGCATGGCCGCCCAAGGAGATCTCCCACATCTTCACCGACTTCAACAAGTGGTCCGCCTGGTACTCGAATGACCCATCCAACCTTGGACAGGCGTACGAGAAGGGCCAAGCCAGCCCGTCCCGCCGCGGGATCGTGAACCGGTTCATTGACTGGTTCTGGACACCCCGCTCCGGCGACGGCGACGCGGGCATGACAAAGCTGCACGTGCCGATCGCTTCGGACCTCTGCCAAGTGTCCGCCGACCTGCTCTTCAGCGAACCTCCCACATTCACCGTGGAGGACGGCAAGGGCAAGAACAAGGCCGCGCAGGACCGCATGGACCTGATCGCCGGGGATGAGCTGTACCTGACGCTCGTTGCCGGTGCTGAAGTCGCAGCCGCCCTGTCCGGTGTGTACCTGAGGGCCACATGGGACCAGTCCCTGTTCCAGCACGTGTTCATCACGAAAGTGGACGCTGACGGGGCTGTCCCTACGTTCCGATATGGGAAGCTTGTGGAGGTCACGTTTTGGCGGGTTGTGGCCAGTGACGGGGCGAAGGTCACCCGCCATCTGGAACACCACAGTGTGAACTCCTTCGGCATTGGCGTCATTGAGCATGCCTTGTACGAGGGTAGGGCGGATGAGATCGGCTGGCGCGTGCCTTTGTCTGATCATGAGTCAACGAAGCACCTTGACCCGCTGGTTGATGCGAACTCGCAGATCAGCACCCTCACCGCTGGCTTGGCTGTGGCGTACTGGGCGAACATCACCCCGAACCGTCGCTGGCGCCTCGACCCTCACGGCGTGAACCTCGGCCGGTCTGACCTTGACGGTATCGAATCGCTCATGGACGCACTCGACCGTGCCTACTCATCGTTGATGCGTGACCTTGAGCTTGGCAAGGGCCGGCTCATGGTGCCGCAGAACATGCTCACCGACCTCGGCCCCGGCCAGGGTGCAGCGTTCAACCCGGACACGGCCATCTTCACCGGCCTCAAAGCAGCACCGGGCACGGCCGCTGATCAGAAGATGAGCATCGAACAGGTGCAGTTCAAGATCCGGGTGGAAGAGCACCTCTCCACCGTCGCTGCCCTGTTCGCTGAGATCATCCGTGCCGCCGGGTACTCGTCCCAAACCTTCGGGGAGAAGGACGAATCCGGTGGGGACAAGACCGCCACTGAGGTCACCGCCAAGGAACGCCGCTCGTACCTGACCAGGGACCGGAAGATCCGTTCCGCCCGGCCAGCGCTGGAGGCGATCCTGTCCAAGGCGTTGGCCATGGACGCGGTGATCTTCAACACCGGTGCTGCGCCTGTACCTGTGACGGTGCAGTTCGCTGACGCCGTGCAGGAGTCCCTGGAGTCACTGGCCCGCACGGCACAGATGCTCAAGGCCGCTGAGGCAGCCTCCCGCCGCACACTGGTCCAGCTCGTTCACCCTGACTGGGATGAAGAGCAGGTAGACGCGGAAGTGGCACGGATCGTCGCTGAGCAACCTGTCATCGCTGACCCATTCGCACACCCGGAGGATGAGGACGACGATGGCACAGACCCAGCAGCAGCAGGAGAGCCTGCCCTCAACGGTTAG
- a CDS encoding phage minor capsid protein: MAQTQQQQESLPSTVSATAAAVTVVFVAGEQEVLTGSAAIIRAAINDPAQVPGLYARLWELSQGVSRRILSRVRTLSTGAVQVASRNGDVTAVREIQALQRSTERFIASPVSRIPSHHVQSSAAIANDLTASLAGAAQRITRFANDAYRAATVNGALVGINPARDIIRDATARATLVDAQAQAWRELTSRGITGFTDSAGRQWNLSSYVEMAVRTATQRAYNASHKARMEAAGITLFTPSTTGRPCKLCAPWEGKVLSDQGEADVVQDGHRFRISATVEQAMAAGLFHPNCEHTLTAFFPGVTVLRTTEWTDRDEQAFKDTQRQRTLERAIRGAKQAQAAALTDLDRARAARRVRELQARMRNHLAATGLNRRSRREQLDLGNK; this comes from the coding sequence ATGGCACAGACCCAGCAGCAGCAGGAGAGCCTGCCCTCAACGGTTAGCGCCACAGCCGCCGCTGTGACTGTGGTGTTTGTGGCCGGTGAGCAGGAAGTACTTACCGGCTCCGCCGCCATCATCCGGGCAGCCATCAACGACCCGGCGCAGGTCCCCGGCCTGTACGCGAGGCTGTGGGAGCTGTCGCAGGGCGTGTCCCGGCGCATCCTCTCCCGCGTCCGCACCCTCTCCACTGGTGCGGTGCAGGTCGCTTCCCGCAACGGGGACGTGACAGCGGTGCGGGAGATCCAAGCGTTGCAGCGGTCCACGGAACGGTTCATCGCCTCTCCAGTGTCGCGGATCCCGTCTCATCATGTGCAGTCGTCGGCGGCCATCGCCAATGACCTCACGGCCAGCCTGGCGGGTGCTGCGCAGCGGATCACCCGGTTCGCGAATGACGCCTACCGTGCTGCCACCGTGAACGGCGCTCTAGTGGGCATCAACCCTGCCCGGGACATCATCCGGGACGCCACAGCCCGCGCCACCCTCGTGGACGCACAAGCCCAGGCGTGGAGGGAGCTCACCTCCCGCGGCATCACCGGCTTCACCGACTCCGCGGGACGCCAGTGGAACCTGTCCTCCTATGTGGAGATGGCAGTCCGCACTGCAACACAGCGGGCGTACAACGCCTCCCACAAAGCGAGGATGGAAGCCGCTGGCATCACGCTCTTCACCCCATCCACCACGGGCCGGCCGTGCAAGCTGTGCGCCCCATGGGAAGGGAAGGTCCTTTCCGATCAGGGCGAGGCTGACGTGGTGCAGGACGGTCACAGGTTCCGGATCTCCGCCACAGTGGAGCAAGCCATGGCCGCTGGCCTGTTCCACCCGAACTGTGAGCACACGCTCACGGCGTTCTTCCCCGGCGTCACGGTCCTCCGCACCACGGAATGGACTGACAGGGATGAGCAGGCATTCAAGGACACCCAGAGGCAGCGAACCCTTGAGCGGGCCATACGCGGCGCCAAACAAGCCCAAGCAGCCGCGCTGACCGACCTTGACCGTGCCCGCGCTGCCCGTCGTGTCCGTGAACTCCAAGCCCGGATGCGTAACCACCTCGCAGCGACCGGCCTCAACCGCAGATCACGCCGCGAACAACTCGACCTCGGCAACAAATAA
- a CDS encoding major capsid protein, with the protein MAVSLAESKNNAQEDYDPAVIDEFRKESAILDSLVFDDVVNPAGGGATLDYGYRRQITQGTAATRAINSEYTPGNVTTEKKSVTLAVMGGSFEVDRVTAKVGPAASANVALNMTNKIKAARTKFQDLVINGDTAVDANGFDGLDKALTGSATEFRATSVTDWTDFDTNARAEYKALDALDEFLSLLDGNPTVVVGNNKALARVRAAVRRAGMYVKNPVEGLIGPGGRPVVREQYGDILLVDAGEVAGSSNLIIPVETRTVGVSTTGLTDLYAYRVGLDGFHGVSTVGGQLVQSWLPDFTTAGAVKKGEVELGPVAVALKATKAAAVFRNIKVQ; encoded by the coding sequence ATGGCAGTCTCTCTGGCTGAATCCAAGAACAACGCCCAAGAGGATTACGATCCCGCGGTAATCGATGAGTTCCGCAAGGAATCCGCGATCCTCGACTCCCTCGTCTTTGACGATGTGGTCAACCCCGCAGGTGGCGGCGCCACCCTCGACTACGGCTACCGCCGGCAGATCACGCAGGGCACGGCCGCTACTCGTGCGATCAACTCCGAGTACACGCCCGGCAACGTCACCACCGAGAAGAAGTCTGTGACCCTGGCGGTCATGGGTGGTTCTTTCGAGGTTGACCGCGTCACGGCGAAGGTCGGCCCGGCCGCGTCCGCGAACGTTGCCTTGAACATGACCAACAAGATCAAGGCCGCCCGGACCAAGTTCCAGGACCTTGTGATCAACGGTGACACCGCCGTTGACGCGAACGGCTTCGATGGTCTGGACAAGGCCCTGACCGGCTCCGCCACGGAGTTCCGCGCCACCTCGGTAACGGACTGGACGGACTTCGACACGAACGCCCGCGCCGAGTACAAGGCCCTGGACGCCCTGGACGAGTTCCTGTCCTTGCTGGACGGCAACCCCACCGTCGTTGTCGGCAACAACAAGGCACTGGCCCGCGTCCGTGCCGCTGTCCGACGTGCAGGCATGTACGTGAAGAACCCCGTTGAGGGTCTGATCGGCCCCGGCGGCCGCCCCGTGGTGCGAGAGCAGTACGGTGACATCCTGCTGGTGGACGCTGGCGAGGTTGCAGGTTCCTCGAACCTGATCATCCCCGTGGAGACCCGCACCGTGGGTGTCTCCACCACGGGCCTGACCGATCTCTACGCCTACCGTGTTGGCCTTGACGGCTTCCACGGCGTCTCCACCGTGGGCGGCCAGCTCGTGCAGTCCTGGCTGCCTGACTTCACCACCGCTGGTGCTGTGAAGAAGGGCGAAGTGGAGCTCGGCCCGGTCGCCGTGGCTCTCAAGGCCACCAAGGCCGCTGCGGTGTTCCGCAACATCAAGGTCCAGTAG
- a CDS encoding minor capsid protein: MGETFSVHLDAIDEAVVAAIPGAAFKAMEHLRQVAVNRTPLDDSPLRSSAYVEATPDGADVVYDSVYARYQHYEHLHHEVGERLYLSTSVVSETPKVIGILTTELSKEIG; this comes from the coding sequence GTGGGCGAGACTTTCAGCGTGCACCTGGACGCCATAGACGAAGCCGTGGTGGCAGCCATCCCCGGCGCCGCGTTCAAAGCCATGGAGCACCTCCGGCAAGTTGCGGTCAACCGCACACCACTGGATGACTCCCCGCTCCGGTCCTCCGCCTATGTGGAGGCCACCCCGGACGGCGCCGACGTCGTGTACGACTCGGTCTACGCCCGGTACCAGCATTACGAACACCTCCACCACGAGGTGGGTGAACGGCTCTACCTGTCCACCTCGGTGGTCAGTGAGACGCCCAAGGTGATCGGCATCCTTACGACAGAACTGAGTAAGGAGATAGGATGA
- a CDS encoding phage tail tube protein: MSASLARRFKLDVSGDGTNWLPFKGMTDFAPTENPTTQSTADYDSDGFDSFEKTLTGWQLVAKANRKVNAGVFDPGQELVRARQFKFGDEARIWVRWYDRNGAPEARSGRALVEWNQSKTGVADIEEVTATFKGDGALEDIDNPHEDADTPVIASATPSGAAAGTTVTIQGANFTGTVPTTGVKFGATNASNWQVISDSLISAVVPAGSAGAANIVVTNAEGASTAFPYTRGA; the protein is encoded by the coding sequence ATGTCCGCATCTCTCGCCCGCCGGTTCAAGCTGGACGTATCCGGCGACGGCACCAACTGGCTCCCCTTCAAGGGGATGACCGACTTCGCCCCCACGGAGAATCCCACCACCCAGTCAACCGCTGACTACGACAGTGACGGGTTTGACTCGTTTGAGAAGACTCTCACCGGCTGGCAGCTTGTTGCCAAGGCCAACCGCAAGGTCAACGCTGGCGTGTTCGACCCGGGCCAGGAACTCGTGCGTGCCCGTCAGTTCAAGTTCGGTGACGAAGCCCGCATCTGGGTCCGTTGGTATGACCGCAATGGCGCCCCTGAGGCCCGCTCCGGCCGCGCACTCGTGGAGTGGAACCAGTCCAAGACCGGGGTTGCCGACATCGAGGAAGTGACCGCCACGTTCAAGGGTGACGGTGCCCTGGAGGACATCGACAACCCGCACGAGGATGCTGACACCCCTGTCATTGCCTCCGCCACACCGTCCGGCGCGGCTGCTGGCACCACGGTCACCATCCAGGGCGCAAACTTCACCGGCACCGTCCCCACCACCGGTGTGAAGTTCGGCGCCACGAACGCCTCTAACTGGCAGGTCATCTCCGATTCGCTGATCTCTGCTGTGGTCCCTGCAGGGTCCGCGGGCGCGGCGAACATCGTCGTGACCAACGCCGAAGGCGCTTCCACCGCGTTCCCGTACACCCGCGGAGCGTAA